The following coding sequences lie in one Flagellimonas eckloniae genomic window:
- a CDS encoding FGGY-family carbohydrate kinase, with protein MKKVIAVFDIGKTNKKFFLFDENYKKVYQEYLVIDEIQDEDGFPTEDLNKLQKWLKTSVDKILETNRFDVRAINFSTYGASFVHLDADGNVLTPLYNYLKPLPEKIADTFDTDYDQTTISQVTGSPEAGMLNSGMQLYWLKRTRPELFKTIKYSLHFPQYLSFLFTGKPVAEFTSIGCHTALWDYKKREYHNWTIEEGLTKKFPDILPATKSYSFDYGDKKIKIGTGIHDSSAALIPYMLSEKKPFILISTGTWSITLNPFSVNALSSNDIENNCLNYLTVQGKPVRATRFFLGKEYGLQVKKLAAIFDKSKTYHKRIKFDFGLYQKLKQKTHRFFKFDEIRIDSHTEFSNQDLTIFNSFEEAYHQLMLELVTIQVKTIRLAIGNSKIKKIYIDGGFVDNDIFIKLVALNFPELKVRTTKSPLGSALGAAMVISEKEIEKNFLKSHYKMRKLKVPLE; from the coding sequence ATGAAAAAGGTAATTGCGGTTTTTGATATAGGTAAGACCAATAAAAAATTCTTTCTTTTTGATGAAAATTACAAGAAGGTTTATCAAGAGTATCTTGTAATTGATGAAATTCAAGATGAAGATGGTTTTCCTACCGAAGATTTGAACAAACTGCAAAAATGGCTAAAGACATCTGTTGATAAAATACTGGAAACCAATCGGTTTGATGTTCGAGCAATCAACTTTTCCACCTATGGGGCAAGTTTTGTGCATTTAGATGCAGACGGGAATGTGCTCACTCCGCTCTACAATTACCTAAAGCCACTTCCTGAAAAAATAGCTGATACGTTTGATACCGATTATGACCAGACCACCATATCCCAGGTAACCGGTTCTCCGGAGGCCGGAATGTTGAATTCAGGAATGCAATTATATTGGTTAAAACGCACCAGGCCAGAATTGTTTAAAACCATAAAGTATTCGCTACATTTTCCGCAATACCTATCATTTTTATTTACAGGCAAACCAGTCGCCGAATTTACCAGCATAGGCTGTCATACCGCTTTATGGGACTATAAAAAAAGAGAGTATCACAATTGGACAATAGAAGAGGGGCTTACCAAAAAGTTTCCTGATATTTTGCCAGCGACCAAAAGCTATAGCTTTGATTATGGCGATAAAAAGATAAAAATTGGAACGGGTATACACGACAGTTCAGCAGCCCTGATTCCATATATGTTATCAGAAAAAAAGCCATTTATATTGATTTCAACCGGAACATGGAGCATTACCCTTAATCCATTCAGTGTAAATGCACTGTCCTCCAATGATATTGAAAATAACTGTCTAAATTACTTGACCGTACAAGGAAAACCAGTCCGTGCTACACGCTTTTTCTTAGGAAAGGAATATGGCCTTCAGGTAAAAAAGCTTGCTGCTATTTTCGATAAAAGCAAGACCTATCACAAACGCATTAAATTTGATTTTGGGCTCTATCAAAAATTAAAACAAAAAACACATCGTTTCTTCAAATTTGATGAAATTAGAATTGATAGCCATACAGAATTTTCAAATCAAGATTTAACGATTTTTAATTCTTTTGAAGAAGCCTATCATCAATTAATGCTGGAATTGGTCACTATTCAGGTGAAGACCATCAGATTGGCCATAGGTAATTCAAAAATTAAAAAAATCTACATTGATGGTGGCTTTGTTGACAATGACATTTTTATAAAATTGGTGGCTTTGAACTTTCCCGAACTTAAAGTTAGAACGACTAAATCTCCTCTTGGATCAGCACTTGGTGCCGCCATGGTCATTTCAGAAAAGGAAATCGAGAAAAATTTTCTAAAATCACATTATAAAATGCGAAAATTGAAAGTACCGCTAGAGTAA
- a CDS encoding bifunctional rhamnulose-1-phosphate aldolase/short-chain dehydrogenase, whose translation MEVKKKKYQYVDYLWDKEKADQLSGNEVELFLYRSNILGADLRITNYGGGNTSCKTFEIDPLTKNKVEVMWVKGSGGDIGTLTRSGIAGLYVERLQNLKKVYRGIENEDEMVALFNHCIYDLDSKAPSIDTPLHGLLPFKHIDHLHPDALIAIAAAKDGEQITKEIWGDSMGWIPWQRPGFDLGLQLENCLNNNPGIRGIVLGSHGLFTWGDTSYECYVNSLEVIEKASAYIVDKIKSNGVVFGGEKITAAPPEKRISQAAQIAPILRGLCSQENRMIGHFTDSEAVLEFINSNDLERLAPMGTSCPDHFLRTKIMPLVINLTSDEDFSNTEEIIAKLKPQFENYRADYAAYYDNCKHENSPAMRDANPVVIIYPGIGMFTFAKNKQTARVASEFYLNAINVMRGAEAISKYTALPRQEAFNIEYWLLEEAKLQRMPKEKPLSRKVAIVTGATGGIGKAIVDKLVAEGANVVLTDLDNNVLSETQKSYKKDETATAVCDVTKSESIEDAYAKACIEFGGVDIVVHSAGLAISKPLEETTTDDWTLLQDILVKGQFLMAKKGASILKAQGLGGDIIHIASKNGIVSGPNNVAYGTAKAAQQHMTRLLAAELGKHQIKVNTVNPDGVIVGSKIWEGEWAEGRAKAYGISVEELPKHYASRNLLNEIILPKDIANGVYSLVAILDKSTGNTINVDGGMANAFVR comes from the coding sequence ATGGAAGTAAAAAAGAAGAAATACCAATATGTTGATTATCTATGGGATAAAGAAAAAGCAGATCAACTTTCAGGAAATGAAGTTGAATTGTTCCTATACCGTTCCAATATTTTAGGAGCTGATTTAAGGATAACCAACTATGGAGGAGGAAATACCAGTTGTAAGACCTTTGAGATAGACCCTCTAACAAAAAATAAAGTTGAAGTAATGTGGGTCAAGGGCTCTGGGGGTGATATTGGTACCCTTACCAGGTCTGGAATTGCAGGTCTCTATGTAGAAAGACTACAAAACCTAAAGAAAGTATACAGGGGAATAGAAAATGAAGACGAAATGGTTGCCCTGTTTAACCATTGCATCTATGATTTAGATAGTAAGGCACCTTCTATAGATACCCCTTTGCATGGATTGCTACCTTTTAAACATATAGATCATCTGCATCCAGACGCTTTAATTGCTATTGCTGCCGCCAAAGATGGGGAACAAATCACTAAGGAGATATGGGGTGATTCCATGGGGTGGATTCCATGGCAAAGGCCTGGATTTGATCTGGGTTTACAGTTAGAGAACTGCCTGAACAACAACCCTGGGATTAGAGGTATAGTCTTGGGGAGCCATGGTTTATTTACCTGGGGAGATACTTCCTATGAATGTTATGTAAACAGTCTTGAAGTTATTGAAAAAGCATCCGCTTACATTGTGGACAAAATAAAGTCAAACGGTGTTGTCTTTGGAGGGGAAAAAATTACAGCTGCTCCTCCAGAAAAAAGGATTTCACAAGCCGCTCAAATTGCGCCTATTTTAAGAGGACTGTGTTCCCAGGAAAATAGGATGATAGGGCATTTTACCGACTCGGAAGCAGTTTTGGAATTCATCAACAGTAATGATTTGGAGCGCTTGGCTCCAATGGGCACATCTTGCCCGGATCACTTTCTTCGAACAAAAATAATGCCTTTGGTAATTAATTTGACTTCTGATGAAGATTTTTCCAATACTGAAGAAATCATAGCAAAACTAAAACCACAATTTGAAAATTACAGGGCTGACTATGCCGCGTATTATGACAATTGCAAGCATGAGAATAGTCCCGCAATGCGAGATGCCAATCCTGTGGTTATAATTTATCCGGGCATTGGAATGTTCACTTTTGCAAAAAATAAGCAAACGGCACGTGTGGCCAGTGAGTTTTATTTAAATGCAATTAATGTAATGCGAGGGGCAGAGGCCATTTCCAAATATACCGCACTTCCAAGACAGGAAGCTTTTAACATTGAATATTGGCTGTTGGAAGAAGCCAAATTGCAGCGAATGCCAAAGGAAAAGCCACTTTCAAGAAAAGTTGCCATTGTAACAGGTGCAACTGGTGGTATTGGTAAGGCAATTGTAGACAAGCTGGTCGCAGAGGGAGCAAATGTAGTACTTACAGATTTGGACAACAATGTGCTTTCCGAAACTCAGAAATCCTATAAAAAAGATGAAACTGCAACAGCGGTCTGTGATGTAACCAAAAGTGAATCGATTGAAGATGCCTATGCTAAAGCTTGTATAGAATTTGGTGGGGTTGATATTGTTGTACATTCTGCTGGATTGGCAATTTCCAAACCTTTGGAAGAAACCACAACTGATGATTGGACGTTACTACAAGATATTTTGGTAAAGGGCCAATTTTTAATGGCAAAAAAAGGAGCTTCAATATTAAAGGCACAAGGCTTGGGAGGAGACATTATTCATATTGCCAGTAAGAATGGCATTGTCTCAGGTCCCAACAATGTCGCCTATGGAACTGCTAAGGCCGCCCAGCAACATATGACCCGTTTATTGGCTGCAGAATTGGGGAAACACCAAATAAAGGTTAATACGGTAAACCCGGATGGAGTTATTGTAGGAAGTAAAATTTGGGAAGGTGAATGGGCAGAAGGAAGGGCCAAGGCATATGGTATTTCCGTTGAAGAATTACCCAAACATTATGCAAGCAGAAATCTTTTAAATGAAATCATTTTACCAAAAGATATTGCAAATGGCGTATATTCATTAGTAGCTATTTTGGATAAAAGCACAGGAAACACTATTAATGTTGATGGTGGAATGGCAAATGCTTTTGTGCGATAA
- a CDS encoding GntR family transcriptional regulator codes for MFKYIQIDKNSRIPKYQQIVDSIIYNISIGNLQIDEKIPSINMFSEEYLISRDTIEKAYSILKERKIISSIRGKGYYIARTQLISKINILFLINKLSTYKMKIYNTFINNMGGNSHTDLHIYHCDESLFLNLMAKNNKSYDYYVIMPHFKTKDLKHISYTDEVLKTINKIPKGKLIIMDNNKLEIDGDIVEIYQDFENDIYQALKEGLSKISSYKKLIMVYPKKSIYPYPKRVLMGFKKFCTEFDMDFEILDEIYDDIILKRGDLFITIEESDLVNLINEIRDGELLIGKDIGVISYNDTQLKELLRVTVISTDFEAMGETAARMILNKEKGKIKNPFHFIDRKSI; via the coding sequence ATGTTTAAATATATTCAGATTGATAAAAATTCACGTATCCCCAAGTATCAACAAATAGTGGATTCCATTATTTACAATATTTCCATTGGCAACCTTCAGATTGATGAAAAGATTCCATCAATCAATATGTTTAGTGAGGAATATCTTATTTCTAGGGATACTATTGAAAAAGCCTACAGTATTTTAAAGGAGCGGAAAATTATTTCATCGATTAGGGGCAAAGGATATTATATTGCTCGCACCCAATTGATATCCAAGATAAATATCTTGTTTCTGATAAATAAGCTGAGTACTTACAAAATGAAGATATACAATACCTTCATAAATAACATGGGTGGAAATTCACACACCGACCTTCATATTTATCATTGTGATGAGTCTTTGTTTTTAAACTTAATGGCAAAAAATAATAAATCATATGATTACTATGTAATCATGCCTCATTTTAAAACGAAAGACTTAAAACACATAAGTTACACTGATGAAGTATTGAAAACGATTAACAAAATCCCCAAGGGTAAGCTTATTATCATGGACAATAATAAGCTTGAAATTGATGGAGACATTGTAGAAATCTATCAAGATTTTGAAAATGATATCTATCAAGCATTGAAAGAGGGCCTTTCTAAAATTTCATCATACAAGAAATTGATTATGGTCTATCCCAAAAAATCGATTTACCCCTACCCTAAAAGGGTTTTGATGGGTTTTAAAAAATTCTGTACTGAATTTGATATGGATTTTGAAATTTTGGATGAAATATATGATGATATAATTCTCAAGAGGGGAGACTTGTTCATTACTATTGAAGAATCTGATTTAGTTAATTTAATAAATGAAATAAGGGACGGGGAGCTTCTTATTGGAAAGGATATAGGGGTTATCTCATATAATGACACTCAGTTAAAAGAACTGTTAAGGGTTACCGTAATTTCTACAGATTTTGAAGCAATGGGTGAAACTGCGGCCAGAATGATATTGAACAAGGAGAAAGGTAAAATTAAAAATCCGTTTCACTTTATCGATAGAAAATCTATCTAG
- a CDS encoding Gfo/Idh/MocA family protein gives MSENKRRKFLQRAVLGGGAIVASPTLGFSGDYKSTNQLKRVSKSKVNNEELSIAVIGAGGMGSENVNTILKHDGVKLVAVCDLYQGRLKAASEKWGENLFLTDNYKDVLKRKDIDAVIIGTPDHWHKQISIDALNAGKHVYCEKPMVHSVEEGHELINTWKRSGKVFMVGSQGLSSLGNEKAKQLLADGAIGELNYAEGFWARHSPIGAWQYTIPTDASQKTVNWNQFVSNTKRIPFDSIRFFRWRNYLDYGTGMSGDLFVHLFSSLHFITNSLGPNKISAMGGLRYWKDGREVPDVLLGMFQYPEVKEHPGFNLSLRCNFVDGTSGTTYLKLVGSKGSMDVKWEEVVLRRNATSTDDPFELAKMKEAGIEPNDRKKMVPPSEVVYKAENGYKGAHYDHHGNFVNAIRNGTSVVEDPIFGFRAAAPALLCNESYFKDKFIKWNPITMEVEEE, from the coding sequence ATGTCAGAAAATAAAAGAAGAAAGTTTTTACAAAGAGCCGTTCTTGGTGGTGGTGCTATTGTGGCCTCACCAACACTTGGATTTTCTGGCGATTATAAATCTACAAACCAACTTAAGCGCGTTTCCAAATCAAAAGTAAATAACGAAGAGCTTTCAATTGCGGTAATTGGGGCAGGGGGAATGGGTTCTGAGAATGTAAATACCATTCTTAAGCATGATGGTGTAAAACTTGTTGCAGTTTGTGATTTGTATCAAGGGAGACTAAAAGCTGCAAGTGAAAAATGGGGAGAAAATCTATTTTTAACGGATAATTATAAAGACGTACTTAAACGAAAGGATATTGATGCTGTTATAATAGGTACTCCTGATCATTGGCACAAACAGATTTCGATAGATGCCCTAAATGCTGGAAAGCATGTTTATTGTGAGAAACCAATGGTACATTCGGTTGAAGAAGGGCATGAGTTGATCAATACGTGGAAACGTTCTGGGAAGGTTTTTATGGTAGGGAGTCAGGGACTTTCTTCTTTAGGTAATGAAAAGGCAAAACAATTATTGGCAGATGGAGCAATTGGTGAACTGAATTATGCTGAAGGTTTTTGGGCACGGCACTCCCCCATTGGAGCGTGGCAGTATACCATTCCAACGGATGCCTCCCAAAAAACTGTAAATTGGAACCAGTTTGTATCAAATACAAAAAGAATACCTTTTGATTCCATTCGATTTTTTAGATGGAGGAATTATTTGGATTACGGTACTGGAATGTCTGGCGATTTGTTCGTGCATCTTTTTTCAAGCCTTCACTTTATTACCAATTCGTTGGGGCCAAATAAAATTAGTGCTATGGGAGGCCTACGGTATTGGAAGGACGGAAGGGAAGTGCCTGATGTTCTTTTGGGAATGTTCCAATATCCAGAGGTCAAGGAACATCCAGGTTTCAATCTTTCCTTGAGATGTAATTTTGTTGATGGCACTAGCGGAACCACATATTTAAAACTTGTTGGTAGCAAGGGTTCCATGGATGTGAAATGGGAAGAAGTGGTGTTAAGAAGGAACGCTACCTCTACAGATGACCCCTTTGAATTGGCCAAAATGAAAGAGGCCGGTATAGAACCAAATGACAGAAAGAAAATGGTCCCTCCAAGTGAAGTGGTCTATAAGGCAGAAAATGGATACAAAGGAGCACATTATGATCATCATGGAAATTTTGTGAATGCAATTAGAAATGGCACATCGGTAGTGGAGGATCCCATATTTGGATTTAGGGCAGCTGCTCCAGCTTTGTTATGCAATGAGAGTTATTTTAAAGATAAATTCATTAAATGGAATCCAATTACAATGGAAGTTGAAGAAGAATGA
- a CDS encoding 3-keto-disaccharide hydrolase, with product MKNSIEICLIGIFLLTGCLEKVKEKEVVAEPQTQNLEKNKDWLYLFDGTTTEGWRGYNSTELPASWIIEDGALKSLGKGGDIGGDIVYSSQEFENFELYLEWKISEGGNSGVFYHVQEGEQYESPYQNAPEYQLIDQLGFPQKLEDWQSVGADYGMYITDKANLVVKQAGEWNTTRIVFQPNKVRHWLNGKKVIEFIPWSDDWNMKKEKGKWKDYPDYGLAKKGFIGLQDHGSFIWFKNIRIKEL from the coding sequence ATGAAAAATTCAATTGAAATATGCTTGATTGGTATCTTTTTGCTAACTGGTTGTTTAGAGAAGGTTAAGGAAAAAGAGGTTGTAGCAGAACCACAAACCCAAAACTTGGAAAAGAACAAAGACTGGCTTTATCTATTTGATGGTACAACAACTGAAGGATGGAGAGGTTATAATTCCACAGAACTTCCGGCTAGCTGGATTATTGAAGATGGAGCATTAAAATCACTTGGAAAAGGTGGCGATATTGGAGGGGATATCGTATACAGTTCTCAAGAATTTGAAAACTTTGAACTTTATTTAGAATGGAAAATATCTGAAGGGGGAAATAGTGGTGTTTTTTATCATGTTCAGGAGGGAGAACAATATGAGTCGCCCTATCAGAATGCACCTGAGTATCAATTGATAGATCAGTTGGGATTTCCCCAAAAACTCGAAGATTGGCAGAGCGTTGGAGCGGATTATGGAATGTACATAACAGACAAGGCCAATTTGGTAGTAAAACAAGCTGGAGAATGGAATACCACTAGAATTGTATTTCAACCCAACAAGGTGCGGCATTGGTTGAATGGAAAGAAGGTTATTGAATTCATTCCTTGGTCAGACGATTGGAATATGAAAAAAGAGAAGGGTAAGTGGAAGGACTATCCTGATTATGGGCTTGCAAAAAAGGGATTCATTGGACTTCAGGACCACGGCAGCTTTATTTGGTTTAAAAATATCAGGATAAAGGAATTATAA
- a CDS encoding RagB/SusD family nutrient uptake outer membrane protein, with amino-acid sequence MKIQNIKNYITLVLTILMVFVGTISCNELVDESPISEIDPNNFFRNNNDALGAIIGMYDAMQPTFRLKHYYWGELRGDSYINGNDGANADNIELTTNDVTSGNSNVIRWNDFYDMINRANYAIANIPTIDGFDSNLLGEAQAMRAYAYFQAVRVWGAVPLFTEPVVGAGPELQKTRTDANTIINEVIIPDMLAAEQNMNLFTAPYRFSLTSIWALQAEVYGFLGDDTNARTALQKIVDSNEFSLVTTAEAWQNLFLNDNVDPFDPDSESMGPLKVQEGPELIMSIGFSLNEDAGSGNRNRAGIYALFFAGIPSYTLSPALENKWREKFPIDSLGWVTKYPNTDPVLTQTVVFTDENGMEQDSIAPVYGDYRYYLSRENDVNLESKGLGNARLAKYNKVNYNQSLDDSDMVLYRYANIILYLAEVENRLGNNARALELINEFRTARQLPPVDSVEFGATMDEREIFILDERHLELVGEAQRWWDLRRTNRALEVMNPILDTLTGGIPLTQERLLFPIFDDHLVENPLLGQTPGY; translated from the coding sequence ATGAAAATTCAAAATATAAAAAACTATATCACACTAGTACTTACCATTCTTATGGTATTCGTAGGTACTATATCATGTAATGAGTTGGTTGATGAATCGCCAATAAGTGAAATTGATCCAAACAACTTCTTTAGAAACAATAATGATGCCTTGGGAGCTATCATTGGAATGTATGATGCTATGCAACCTACATTTAGGCTGAAGCATTATTATTGGGGGGAGCTCAGGGGAGACAGTTACATCAACGGAAACGATGGCGCTAATGCGGATAATATTGAGTTAACCACAAATGACGTTACTTCAGGTAATTCAAATGTGATACGATGGAATGACTTTTATGACATGATCAACAGGGCTAATTATGCCATAGCCAATATTCCAACAATTGATGGCTTTGACTCCAATTTGCTTGGTGAGGCTCAAGCGATGAGAGCATATGCTTATTTTCAAGCTGTCAGGGTATGGGGAGCTGTCCCGCTCTTCACAGAACCTGTAGTGGGTGCTGGACCAGAGTTGCAAAAAACGCGCACGGATGCCAATACAATTATTAATGAGGTAATTATACCAGATATGTTGGCAGCGGAGCAAAACATGAACTTATTTACCGCACCATATAGGTTTTCTTTGACCAGTATTTGGGCCTTACAAGCCGAGGTATACGGATTTTTGGGTGATGATACAAACGCCCGTACAGCTTTACAAAAGATTGTTGACAGCAATGAGTTTAGCCTAGTAACAACTGCCGAGGCATGGCAAAACCTTTTCCTTAATGATAACGTAGATCCTTTCGACCCGGATTCTGAAAGCATGGGACCTTTGAAGGTTCAGGAAGGACCGGAGCTTATAATGTCAATTGGTTTCAGTTTAAATGAGGATGCAGGGTCAGGTAATCGTAACAGAGCAGGTATTTATGCCTTGTTTTTTGCTGGTATCCCTTCTTACACACTATCACCGGCACTTGAAAATAAATGGAGGGAAAAGTTTCCAATCGATTCTTTAGGCTGGGTAACAAAATACCCAAATACCGATCCAGTACTTACCCAGACAGTGGTTTTTACCGATGAAAATGGTATGGAACAAGATTCCATTGCACCAGTCTACGGGGACTATAGATATTACCTATCCCGTGAAAATGATGTAAACTTGGAAAGTAAAGGTCTTGGTAATGCAAGATTGGCAAAGTATAATAAGGTAAATTATAATCAATCGCTGGACGATAGTGATATGGTATTGTACCGTTATGCCAATATTATACTTTATTTGGCTGAAGTAGAGAATAGACTTGGTAATAATGCAAGGGCATTAGAATTGATAAATGAATTTAGAACTGCAAGACAATTACCACCTGTTGATTCAGTAGAATTCGGCGCAACCATGGACGAACGGGAAATCTTTATCCTAGATGAACGTCACCTTGAGTTGGTAGGTGAAGCACAAAGATGGTGGGATCTTAGGAGAACCAATAGAGCCTTGGAAGTCATGAACCCAATATTGGACACGCTTACAGGAGGTATCCCTTTGACCCAAGAACGATTGTTGTTCCCCATTTTTGATGACCATTTGGTTGAGAATCCATTGTTAGGCCAAACACCAGGATACTAA